ACAAGACTTTGCACGCCGTCGCGTTTGGCGCCGGGCGCTTCATCGCGGTGGGTGACCAGAGCAACGGCAACAACGGTTGGACCTCAGTCGACGGCGCGGGCTGGACGCCCATCAGCTGGCCCGTTGCTCCGGAGGGCGGCTATGATGCAACGTGGTTTCGGGATGTTCATTTCGAGAACGGGTGGTTCCTGGCGAGTCGTGGACGCGACCTACTGTTGTCGCAAGATGGGCTGAACTGGACGGTTCAGCCGCGCGCCTTCGGCCCGGAGGCGGAAAACGGTTGTCACTTTGCGTATGGGAACGGGCAGTTCTTGGCCATTTCGACGGGGGCCGTTTATACTTCGGAGTCGGATGGGACCGGCAGGAAGCTTGTGCTGCCAGTGCCCTCGCTGGCGCAGATAGGCTCAGGTGGCTCGGTTACTCTATCGATGGAAGCCACGGGAGCCGGTTTGGTGTATCAATGGTATCGCGGATCGAGCGGTGATTTTAGTGACCCCATTGAAGGTGCGAACGGTGCGAGCCTCACCTTGGATAGCGTCGAAGCGAACTCCCGGTTCTGGGTGCAGGTAGCCAATGACCGTGACCGAGCAAACAGCTGGACGTATGCTGTAGATGTGCTGGTTCCTCCGGAGGTGGGTGACCCCGGCCCGATGCGCGAGGTGGTGGCTGGCAACCGGGTCGTGATGACGGCCAGTTTGGTGGGGGAGCCGCTGCCTACGGTGCAATGGTATGCGGGAGATCCAGGTGATTTGTCCGTTCCACTGCAGGGCGAAACACGGGCATCTCTGTCGCTGGTAGCCGGTGAGGAAATGGGCCGTTACTGGCTGCGAGCCAGCAATGAGGTAGGGGCGTTTGACAGTGGCGCGTTTCAATTTGTGCCGTGGGTGCAAAGTAATCGGGCACCAAACTTGACCGGCGTGCGGGAGGACGCGGGAACCTTGCTGGGGGTGCTAGGCGAGTCGGTTTTTTCATCCGAAGACGGGGTGCGGTGGCAACCGCGCGCGAACATCTTCAATTCCTACCTGAAGGATATCATCAAGTTCAACGAGAGCTACGTCGCCGTCGGAGATCGTGGGTTCTTCGTTTCGGACGACTTGGCCACTTGGACCCATGTCAACCTCCCCGCCGAATCGTGGCAGTATCACGGGGCTAACGCGCTGGCGGTGGGGGCGGACCGGGTGGTTGCGGCAAGGGGCCGAACCATAGAGTCGTCTCTGGACGGAGTTGCTTGGACGACCTCAACCCTTCCGGAGGGAGTCGTGTTGACCGACGTCGAGTATGCCTTTTCAGGGTTTTATGCGGTCGGTCACGCCAGTGTCGCCGGCGATCCGACGCGGGCGGAAATCGGAGCCTTGTTCACTTCCCCGGATGGCGTGACGTGGTCACGTGTGGGACAGGATGCGATGCCGGAGGAGGTGGGGAATGCTCACACCAAACTTGATCGAATCGAGTATTTGGATGGCCGCTTGGTGGCGCTGAGCGAGCGTGGTTACCGGGTTCTCGTGTCCACTGACGGGCTAAATTGGGTTTCGAGCGACATTGGTCGTTTTGTGGCAGGAGGAGTGGGTGGAATGTCGAGTTTGAACGGTCAAATCCTCATCAGTTGCGGCAGCGGTGTTCTGGTGTCCGAAGACGGCGAAGCGTGGGATCTGGTCGACGGTCCTTTCGCATCAACAGCCAGCCATTTGGTTCATTACGGAGACCGCATCATTGCGTTTGGCTCGGATGGTCTGAGGTCGGTATCGAACGATGGGCGCAGCTGGAGACTGTTAAGCGGACAGCAAGTCTTGATCTCTCAAAGTGCGTATGGAGGTGGGCGCTTTTTGGGATTTGGCATCAGCGAGACCTATGAGGCGAACGATGACCGCTTTTGGCGGCCCCATGCTTCAGATATTTCGAATGAGGGGTTCGGTCTGGTCTACTCCGGCGGGTCCTTTGCGGTTAGTCATGACTCCTCCGGTCGGTCGTTGTGGATGAAATCATCCGTGGACGATCGGTGGCAGTATCTGCATGCGATGCCCGGCGATCCGGCGGGCAAATACTTGGGGGCCGACGAAGATAATCTGTTCACGCTGCCGACCGGAGCTACCGAGCTCGCGCACGCGGACGGAGTCTATGTGGCGGTTGGTCAGGGAATTTGGACGACATCCGACGTTGGCTCATGGCAACTGGTAGATGATTTGGACGGAGGTCGTCTCGATGGCATCGCCTATGGGCACGGCTTGTTTGTCGCCGGTGGATCGCCGCTACTCACCTCTCCGGATGGCATCACCTGGACGGAGCGGGAAGTTCCGGAACTAAGCGGTAGGGTTCGGGGCATTGTTTTCCTTGGTGGCCGCTTTTTTATGGCGAGTGCTAATTCGGGTCTGCTCGTTTCCGATGACGGGATCGATTGGATGCCGACCGAAGATGCTCCCTCGTCAGGCGAAATGGTGTCGGCGAACGGTCAAATACACGTGGCTCCCACTTGGACGCGAGCGCACGACGGGATTGCCACTCGAATTTCGGCGATCTCGGAATCGATGTTTCTGCCTGCCGGAACGACGTTCGATTTGCAGGTCGAGGCCTTGGGTCGAAACCTGCAGTATCAGTGGTATCGCGGTAGAACCGGCGATTTGTCCGCCCCGCTTTCTGGTGCGAACGAATCGTCATTGTCGGTCACCGTGGACGAGGAGGTGTCGTATTGGGTAAGGGTCGTAGGCACCTTTGGAACGGTCGACAGCGCGACCGTAGACCTTGCGCTGGAAGGCCCTCCGTCCATTTCGTTGCAACCGTTCCCAGTCAGCAATTACGCGTCGACCGGAGGGGGATACCTCGAAGTAAGCGCGAAGGGGCAAGGCCCCTTGGCGTTTCAATGGTATGAAGGCCTGGCGGGCGATGAGCGTTTTCCGATTCCCGGTCAGCGCTCCAGCCGCCTCTTCGTCGCTACAGGCGAATTCACGCGGCGATACTGGGTGAAGGTGAGCAACGCGTTCGGTTCAACCGCGAGCGCCAGCGTTCCGGTGGAGGCGTGGGCTGAAAGTGACTACGATATAGAGGGATACACTTTCAATGGTCGTGCCATCGCTTTCGGCAATGGCCGATTTGTGGTGAGTGGCGACCTGTTCAACCATGCTCCGCCGTATGAGGTGAGTCGAAGCCTCCGGATTTCCAGCGACGGAATGGGGTGGGAAACGATCGAAAGTCCCGCAAGGTTTAGCGCAATGGCGGGGAGCGCCGACGGATTCGTGGCGGTAGCTGGCACCTCAGTATGGTCTTCGGTGGATGGTCGAGTCTGGCAGGAGCATCCCATTGCATCCGAGAGCACGACTCTGACGGCGGTGCATTCTCTCGGCGGACGAATTATCGCCTACAATCCTGCGCAAGCCGCGCTCACGTTTTCGAGCGACGGAGAGACGTGGCGGCAGCAGTCGGTCTGGGACGGGAATGTGGTGGGCATCGCGTTCGGGAACGACCGTTATGTTATCGGTTCAGAAGACGGACGGATTGGATTATCGACGGACCTGCAAGGCTGGGAGATCACGACCTTGCAACCGACCTTGCTCGAAGGAGAAGTCATGCTCTCGCTCGCGTTTTCCGACGGGGTTTTCCTCACAATGACATCGGCCGGTCGCCTGTTTGTTTCCGAAGATAGCATGGCTTGGACCGAACGCATCGCGGAACGACCGGATGGACGGTTGGGATTCCGGGAGGGATTTAAGATCATCCTAAGCGGCGGGCAGCTTTCCGCGGTAGGTGCTGGTCGCTGGAGTTCTCTCGACGGACTGCAATGGTTCGAACGACCCTTTCCCACCGGCTTCCTGGCTACCGGAAACGGTGTCAGCGTCGCGCTGCTCGGGTCCAAGGCGCGGGTGCTCCAGCGGGAAGTCGTGTCATCACCGATCTTCGAAAACGTGACGGGGGCCCAAAGCGTTCAACCGGGATCATCTCTGACCTTGGAGGTCGAGTTGGCCAACCCCGCAGGATCGACGCTCCAATGGCGACGCAACGGAGTGGCGATCGACGGCGAGAACGAAGCCATGTTGCACTTGTCGAATGTTACGATTCGGGACGCTGGAGTCTATGATGTGGTGGCACGCAATCATCTCGGAACGGCCACCAGCTCGCCTGTGGCCGTGGTGGTGGCCAACGGGGACCTCGACCTCTCCGGTCTCCATGAAACTGCGCAGGGGTATCGGCGCGGTGAAACGATCACGGTGTCGAATACGGTGTCCTACGCGGGAGAACTCGATTCGTTGAGCTATTTGGTATTGTTGCCCGACCGATGGAGTTTCGCCGGCGACGACATTTCCGACCCAGTCGTCCGGCCCGAGGAGAACGCTGAATCGGTCGCGGAATGGACGTGGAGCGTGGTGCCGTCCTCGCCGTTCGTGTTTTCCTATCAGCTTAATGTGCCTGCGGACCAACTTGGCATGCAGGAGCTGGTGGCCCTGCTGGAAGCCAGCAGCGGAGGTGAGGTAGCTCAGGCCCTTGTTGATCCGGATCCTCTTGAACTCGGCATGGCTCCCCACAGTGCCGATTTCGATGGGAATCACCGGATCGATCTGTCGGAGCTGCTTCGTGTCATCGAGCTCTATAATTCCCGGACCGGCACCACCCGAACTGGAAAGTATGCGCTGCGGCCTGAATCCGTTGATGGTTTTGGTCCCGATGATTCGGCCGACGACTTGGCAGCGCCGGCGAGATACCATTCCGCCGATGTCGATCGCGACCGTCGTTTGAGCCTTTCAGAGTTGTTGCGCGTGATCGAACTCTACAACCAACGGGAGGGAACCACTCGCACGGGCGCATATCGACCGGCTTCGGGGGCGACGAACGACGGTTTTGAGCCAGGCCCGCGTTAGCCGCCCCTATAGGAACAGACTGGGTCGCAAAGTCGGTATTCGTCTATCCGACCCAGTTGCGGGCGTTTCTAAAGAGTTTCATCCACGGGGAATCTTCGCCCCATTCCTTGGGCGACCAGCTCATGCAGCGGCTGCGGAAGACACGCTCGGGGTGGGGCATCATGATGGTGACGCGGCCGGTGGTGGTGGTGAGCGCGGTCATGCCGAGGGGGCTGCCGTTGGGGTTGAGCGGATACTTTTCCGTCGGCGTGTGGTGGTTGTCGCAGAAGCGAGCGGCGACTTGACCGCTGGCACTGAACGCTTCGGCGGCGGTGCGGTCTGCGAACTCGGCGTAACCTTCGCCGTGGGCGACGGCGATCGGCAGCACGCTGCCAGCCATGTCTTTAAACAGGATGGACGGAGACTCCTCGATCTTGAGGGAGACGTAGCGGCCTTCGTAGCGCTCGCTTTGATTCTGCACGAAGTGCGGCCAGGCCTCGGCGCCGGGGATGATCGACTTGAGGTTGCTGAGCATCTGGCAGCCGTTGCAGACGCCGAGGGCAAAGGTGTCCTCGCGGGCGAAGAAGGCTTCAAACTCGGCGCGGGCGCGCGGGTTAAAGAGGATGCTCTTGGCCCAGCCTTCGCCGGCGCCCAGCACGTCGCCGTAGGAGAAACCACCGCAGGCGGCGAGACCACGGAAGTCGGCGAGCGAGACGCGACCTTCGAGGATGTCGGTCATATGCACATCGACGGCGCGGAAACCAGCGCGGTCGAAGGCGGCAGCCATCTCGACTTCGCCGTTCACGCCCTGTTCGCGCAATATCGCCATCGGGGGGCGCTGATCCGTTGGGATTTGGGATTTAGGATTTGGGATTTCCGAAAGTGAGAACGTCACTTTCGGCGAGATGCCGGGGTCGGTGGCGTCGAGTTTGTGTTTGTATTCTTGCTCGGCGCAGGCGGGGTTGTCGCGGAGGGCCGCGATGCGACGGGTGACGTCGGACCAGATGGCGCGCAGGTCGCTGAGGTTTTCCTCGAGCAGGGTCTGGTCGCCGGCGGTGACGCGGAAGGTGTAGTCGGTATTGAGTTTGCCGATACGGTGGGTGCAGTCGGCCAGGCCGGCGGTTGCGAGGGCGGCTTCGACGGCGGCCAGGTCGGTGTCGGCGACTTGGATGACGGCGCCGAGTTCTTCGTTGAAGAGGGCTGCGAAGGGGATGTCGGGCGTAAAGCCCGACCCACATAGAGGTGCAAGGTCGAGGTCGACGCCGACGTGGCCGGCGAAGGCCATTTCGACGGCGGTGGCGAGCAGGCCACCGTCGGAGCGGTCGTGGTAGGCGAGCAGTTTGCCGTCGGCGCCGAGTTGCTGGATGACGTTCCAGAAAGCTTTGAGGTCGGCGGCGGAATCGACGTCGGGGGTGGCTTCGCCCATCTGTGAAACGACTTGGGCGAGGATGGAGCCGCCGAGGCGGTTTTGACCGCGACCGAGGTCGATGAGGAGGAGGGTCGAGTCGGCGTTCTGCGCGAGCTGCGGAGTGAGGGATTTACGAATGTCGGTGACCGGGGCGAAGGCGGAGACGATGAGCGAGACGGGGGCGGTCATGCGCTTGGTCTCGTCGCCGTCGGACCAGACGGTGCTCATGGACATGGAGTCCTTGCCGACCGGGATGGTGATGCCGAGCTCGGGGCAGAGTTCCATGCCGACGGCTTGGACGGCGGCGTAGAGGTCGGCGGCGTCGCCGGGCACGGCCGGGGCGGCCATCCAATTGGCGGAGAGGTTGACCTTGCCGATAGGGCCGATCTGAGCGGCGGCGAGATTGGTGAGGGCTTCACCGACCGCGAGGCGGGCAGAGGCGGCGGCGGCGTTGACCGCGACGGGCGTGCGTTCACCCATGGCCATGGCTTCGCCGGTGTTGACGTCGAAGGTGGTGGCAGTGACGGCGCAGTCGGCGACGGGGACCTGCCAGGGGCCGACCATTTGATCACGGCAGATGAGGCCGGTCACGGTGCGGTCGCCGATGGAAATGAGGAAGGTCTTGTCGGCCACGGTCGGGTGCACGAGGACGCGACGAACCGCCTCCTTGAGATCGATGTCGAGGGACAGAGGCAGCAGAGGGCGTTGCAGGCGGGTTTCGCTGCGGTGCATGCGGGGCGGTTTGCCGAGCAGGACCTCGAGTGGCATGTCGATGGGGGTATTGCCGAAGTGCGGGTCGGTGAGGACGAGGCGCTTTTCTTCGGTGGCTTCACCGACGACGGCGTAGGGGGCGCGCTCGCGGGCGCAGATGGCGGCAAAGGTGTCGAGGCGGTCGGCGGGGACGGCCATGACGTAGCGCTCCTGGGACTCGTTGCACCAGATCTCGAGCGGGGACATGCCCGGCTCGTCGTTGGGGAGCTTGCGCAGGTCGAAGCGACCACCGCGGCCGCCGTCGTTGATGAGTTCGGGCAGGGCGTTGGAGACACCACCGGCGCCGACGTCGTGGATGAAGGAAATGGGGTTGGCGTCGTCCATTGCCCAACAGGCGTCGATGACCTCCTGGCAGCGGCGTTCCATTTCGGGGTTCTCGCGTTGGACGGAGGCGAAATCGAGGTCCTCACTGCCGGTGCCGCTGGCCATGGAGGAGGCGGCACCACCGCCGAGGCCGATGAGCATGCAGGGGCCGCCGAGCACGATGAGTTTGTCGCCCGGGTTGATGGCGCCCTTCTCGACGTGGCCGGCTTTGATGTTGCCGAGGCCGCCGGCGAGCATGATCGGCTTGTGGTAGCCGCGCAGCTCCGCTGCGGGGGGCGGTAGGCTGTCAGCTTTCAGCGATAAGCTCTCTTCTGACTGAGGCTGATCGCTGAGGGCTGACTGCTGATCGCTCTTCGAAGCGGCGGGCACGGCGGCTTCGAAAGTGCGGAAGTAGCCGTTGATGGCGGGGCGGCCGAATTCGTTGTTGAAGGCGGCGCCGCCGAGGGGGCCTTCGATCATGATGTCGAGGGCGGAGACGATGCGGCTGGGTTTGCCGAAGTCGGTTTCCCAGGGCTGCTCGGCACCGGGCAGGCGGAGGTTGGACACGGTGAAGCCGGTGAGGCCGGCTTTGGGTTTGGAGCCGCGGCCGGTGGCGCCCTCGTCGCGGATCTCGCCGCCGGAGCCGGTGGCGGCGCCGGGGAAGGGGGAGATGGCGGTGGGGTGGTTGTGGGTCTCAACCTTGCAGAGGAGGTGGATGTCCTCGTCGTGGGCGGCGTAGTCGTGGGTGGCCGGATCGGCGTAGAAGCGGCCGCCGCGGGAGCCGACGAGCACGGCGGCGTTGTCCTTGTAGGCGGAGAGGATGCCTTCGCTGTGCAACTGGTGGGTGTTGCGGATCATGGCGAAGAGCGACTTGGCCTGCGCCTCGCCATCGATGTCCCAAGAGGCGTTGAAGATCTTGTGGCGGCAGTGCTCGGAGTTGGCCTGGGCGAACATCATGAGCTCGATGTCGTTGGGGTCGCGGCCGAGTTTGCGGAAGGCTTGGGCGAGGTATTCGATCTCGTCGTCGGCGAGGGCGAGTCCGAGTTCGGTGTTGGCGCGCACGAGAGCGGCGCGGCCCTCGGCGAGGACCGGCACGCTGGTGAGGGGCTTGGGCGATTCGTGGCGGAAGAGGGCGTCGCAGTCCTCCACGCGGTTGAACACCGCCTGGGTCATGCGGTCGTGCAGGGCGCCGCGGAGGGCACTGAGCTGGCAGGCGGAGAGGTTCGAGAGCGGCTTCGGCAGGGCGGCGTTGTCGAAGGCGATGGTGTAGGCGATGACGCGCTCGATGCGTTTGACGGCGGTGAGGCCGCAAATGTGAGCGATGTCGGTGGCCTTGGACGACCAGGGGGAAATTGTGCCGGGGCGCGGGGCGACCACCTGGGTGAGGCCGTCGAGGCGGGCGGGGGCGCGCTTGGGGCCGTAGGTGAGGAGTTTTTCGAGCACGCCCTGCTGGTCGGGCGAGAGTTCTCCTTCGGCTTCAACCACATGCACAAAATCGGCCGTGATGGCGCGAGCCGGGATGCCGACGGCCGTCAGGCCATCGAGGAGTTTTTGAAGCCGAAAGGGCGAGAGAGCAGGGGAGCCGCGCAGGATCAACATGGTCAGGAAAGGCGCGACCGTCCCAAACCAGACCGGCCCGGTCAAGCGGGGGGCGAGCCGGGGGGCGATTTCGTGGCATGGCCGGAAAAAGCCGTTGACCGGTCCGGGCATCCTCCCGTGATTGTCCCCTTTTGACGCCCGTGAGAACTTCATCCGCTGAACCGGCCGCCCCCTTCGGCCTCGTCCCAACCCGCGGCGCTGCGCCGCGATCTCACCGCGCCCGCTCCCAATGAGCGACAAGATCACCCACGAGTGCGGTATCGCGATGGTGCGGCTGAAGAAGCCGCTCCAATATTATCAGGAGAAATACGGCACGCCGCTGTGGGGCTTCACCAAGCTCTTCCTCCTGATGGAGAAGCAGCACAACCGTGGCCAGGATGGCGCGGGCGTGGCTTGCGTGAAATTTGATGTGCCGGCGGGCGACCCGTTCATGTTCCGCGAGCGCTGCGTGAAGGCCAATCCGCTGGACCGCATCTTCAAGCGCCTGCTGGGCGACTACAACAAGCTGGTCTCGCACGGCGACGCTCACCCGGAGTTCGCCAAGACGGTGAAGGAGCAGTTCGACTTCGGTGGTGAGCTCCTCCTCGGCCATTTGCGCTACGGCACCAGCGGCGGCTACAGCCAGAGTTCCTGTCACCCGTTTTTCCGCCGCAGTCCGTGGCCGACGCGCAATCTGGCGCTGTGCGGCAATTTTAACCTCACCAATACGGATGAGCTGAATCGCAACCTGATCGCGATGGGGCAGCACCCGATCTTCGCCACCGACACGCAGGCGCTGTTGGAGAAGGTGGGATTCTACCTCGATGAGGAGCACGACGATCTCTACCGCCAGTTGCGTGAGCAGAAGATGCCGGGCAAAGAGATTTCGGCGCAGATCTGCCGCGACCTCGACGTGCACCGCGTGATTCAGCGCGCCGGCGAGAAGTGGGACGGCGGTTACGTGCTGGCCGGCGCGGTCGGCAACGGCGACGCCTTCATCGTGCGCGACCCGTCGGGCATCCGCCCGTGTTTCTATTTTGAGAACGACGAAGTCATCGCGGTCGCTTCCGAGCGCGCGCCGCTCATGACGGTCTTTGATCTCGAACTCGCCGATGTGGAAGAGATGCCGCCCGCCAGCGTGATGGTGATCAAGAAGGACGGCACCCGCACCATCAAAGCCTTCCGCGAGGAGCTGCCGCGCACGTCCTGCTCGTTCGAGCGGATCTATTTCTCGCGCGGCAACGACATCGATATCTACCGCGAGCGAAAGACGCTGGGCGCCAAATTGGCGGATCAGGTGCTGGCTTCCGTCGACCACGACTGGGGCAACACGGTGTTCAGCTTCATTCCCAACACCGCCGAAGTCGCCTACTACGGTCTGGTCTCGGCGCTGCGCGAACGTCGTCGCACGGAGGTGAAGGATGAAATCCTGCGCCGCTCGCAGGACGGCACGCTCACGCCGGAGAAGCTCGACGATCTCATCCTGCGCAATTGGCCGCGCAGCGAGAAGGTGGTGAGCAAGGACATCAAGCTGCGCACCTTCATCGGCCAGGAAGGCATGCGCAACCACCTCGCCAGCCACGTTTACGACATCACCTACGGCTCGGTCGATCCCGGGAAGGACAACCTCGTGTGCGTCGACGATTCGATCGTGCGCGGCACCACCTTGCGCAAATCCATCCTGCGCATCCTCACCCGCCTCAACCCGAAGAAGATCGTGATCGTGTCGACGGCGCCGCAGATCCGTTACCCGGATTGTTACGGCATCGACATGTCGGAGATCGGCAAATTCATCGCCTTCGAAGCGGCGGTCGAGTTGCTCAAGGAAAACGGCAAGGAAGAGCTGCTGGGCGAAGTGTATCGCCACTGCCGCCGGGCGGTGGAGACCGAGGAAGCGGTCAACCACGTCAAAAAGATCTACGAGCCCTTCACGCCGGAGGAGATCTCGGCGCGCATCGCCCGCATCGTGTATCCGCAAAACGTCGATTGGGCGGGCGACGTCGAAGTGATTTTCCAGAGCGTCGAGAACCTGCACTCCGCGGTGCCGAATCACTCGGGCGACTGGTTCTTCACCGGCGACTTCCCCACCGCGGGCGGCTTCCGCGTGGTGAATCAGGCCTACATCAACTTCTTCGAAAACTCCGACCGCCGCAGTTATTGAACGTTTTGGTTTTAAACCACGGATGGACACGGATGCGCTCCGCTACCGCTTCGCGAATTTTGTTTCTTAATTAACTTATCCAACCCCGGCTTGGTCGGCGGAACGTTAGTGAAGCCTATCCGTGTCCATCCGTGGTTTAGAAATATTTCCCATGAGCCTTTCCTACGAATCTTCCGGTGTCCGTTATGACGAACTCGATGCCTTCAAGCGGGCCTGTCAAAAGGCGGCGCGGGGCACGGCCGATCTGCTCGACGGTCATGGCTACCGTGAGCCGGCGGAGACGCGCGGCGAGAGCTGCTATCTGATGGAGGCCGACGACCACTTCCTCGCGCACGTCGAGGAGGGACTGGGCACCAAGAATCTGGTGGCTGACGCGGTCTACAAGCAGTCGGGCAAGTGTTTCTACCGCGAGGTGGCGATCGATACGGTCGCGACGATCGTCAACGATCTGATCACCTGCGGCGCGCTGCCGACTTCGCTGGCGATGCACGCGGCGGTGGGCGACTCGGGCTGGTTTGGTGACGCGCAACGCACGCAGGCGCTGGTCGACGGCTGGGCCGAGGCCTGCCGCATGTCGGGCGCGGTGTGGGGCGGCGGCGAAACGCCGACGCTCAAAGGTATCATCGAACCGGATACAATTTGCCTCGCGGGCTCGGCCGTGGGCCGACTTGCGCCTAAGTCTCTGCGCATCATGGGCGATGCCAAGGACGGCGACG
This portion of the Actomonas aquatica genome encodes:
- a CDS encoding AIR synthase-related protein, yielding MSLSYESSGVRYDELDAFKRACQKAARGTADLLDGHGYREPAETRGESCYLMEADDHFLAHVEEGLGTKNLVADAVYKQSGKCFYREVAIDTVATIVNDLITCGALPTSLAMHAAVGDSGWFGDAQRTQALVDGWAEACRMSGAVWGGGETPTLKGIIEPDTICLAGSAVGRLAPKSLRIMGDAKDGDVLVFLASSGVQTNGLTLCRKIADQLPEGYATPLGFGDERTYGEALLAPSVIYVKFVRECQVRGIKLNYVSHVTGHGWRKLMRLDEPFVYEITETRDEPALFKFMMEKGPIELKEAYATYNMGVGFAAYVDPKDAEATVAAAQATGYDAWIAGRMHKDGDRKAVEIPSKGITFGGDTLQVR